The genomic interval AGAAAACATTGTACACAGAATGGTTTTGTAATGCTGATAGCTGTCAAAAGAGCAATTAGTATTTGTTAGAGGCATTGTCAAATGTAACATAGAACAGGTAGTGAAAAAAGGAGATACAGGTTGGTAAAGATCCCGAGCATGATATAAAAACAAACCAAATGGCATTAATGTTAAACCATAAGAAAGAAAGCAACCCACAAGTCACATGTTAAAACGCAGGCTTGCACCTCATAAAAATTGCTTATGAGTATGAACACTTATCTTGCTGCAAATCAAAACCATGATTCACTTCTATGTGATTGTTAAGACCCATTAGTTGCCTCAACTTCTAGAAGACGTAGTACACGGCTGAGAGTTCTGCCATACAGAGTGAAAATCCTAGTGTCTTTGGTTTTCTGTCAGACGAGATATTGTCGAGACCAAAGTAAAAAAGGATAACTACTGTGGTTGACAGATGCACACCAAAACTATTTCCTCAAGGTCAACCGGGAAAATTTTCATGACTAAGGCATCCACAGTTACTATTCTGTACTTATTTTTAAagatattatgaaaaaaaaaagcaatacaAATTCTCTTATTCAATATTGTAaatcagataaatctattttgaaCAGCGGCCTACTAAATTTAACCTCGCATGTGCTGTTACACAATAACACATCAATTTGCAAGTTTACAACTCACACGGATGGAGACCAAGTGAAGAGGGTTGAAGCTCTTTCCCTGACCATCAATAGTTGGTTCATCTATTTTTAGATGGCTTGTAAATTGTAATGTCTTTTGGAACCTTTGTTCTTTTAGTCTATGTTGTTAGGCTGTTCTGGTTGCTTAATAGCAGCAAGGGGGGATGGCGTCGCATGGAGTTGCTAAGCAAAAATCTGTAAGATGATGTCGGTGTGGGTCGCTGTAAAGACTTCAGTGACGTTTCCTCAATGAAATGGGAGAGGTCACCTCTCTTtctcaataaaataaaataaagcaagACTATCATACCCCCATTACAATGGCAAACAAAGCCTGAAAAAGGAGTAGAGAAACTGGACTTACTGCAGCCTCCTTGGAAGCCATGACAACAATTGCTGATCCCCTACTCCTTGATTTCCTTGTTTTGATAACAACATCTTCAACTCCACCAAATTGCTTAAAGATCTCCTCCAGCTTTGCAGCATTATAATAATCTGCACCTCCTTCCCATGAAACCTTCAAAATCTTACCCTTGTCTGTTTTTGGTGCATCTTGTGGGGCTCCAGGTGcctagacaaaaaaaaaatgacttgtAAAAGCTAGTTCTGTTAACTGCTACCAACGCATGAGTTTATAAGACCAGCCAGCATAGGCTTAGAAAGTTACTCCAAGTGTATTTTGATCATAAAAGAGGAGGCATGGGAGGAAGCTATGGTGTTTGAACCAGATAAGAGAAATTCACTTCATGCTCAATAATCTTAGCTAATGAAATAATTTTGCTGGTCATATTTGTTAGCAATATGTGAACCCAAAACTCAATTCTACAAACAGTCTATCAGTGATGTTCCACCTTCATGAGTCCCCTTTGATATACTTACAATCAATGTTTCTCTTTGGTGTTACCTTGACAGTAACCTAGAAGAAACATCCTTTGTAGGATGCGACTTACATATAGTATTCACAGTCCTTCCTATGCAATAATCTAGAAGTACTGTTTGTACAATATACTTGGAATCACTACCTGCTCAAGTGCTCATtcctccaaagaaaaaaaagagcagtATGCTAGAATATCGTGTGCTTAATTTGCAGTATCTACCACCGTGCAGATTACTAGAACGCAGCAATTCCCCAACATCACATGGTGGCAATTCACGAGACAACAGCATCCAGAATTCCAGAACGCAACAATTCCCCAAATTTCTAACCCTAACCGATGGTGATATAAATCCTACCCGAGGAAACAATTAAATCCAATCAAAACGATTCCATGTAATAGTTTCGACATTAGATAGAGAAAGAGGTTCGGATCCTTACCGAAGCGGGAGGAGTGCTTGAAGAGGCCGATTGCTTGGCAGCGAAGAACTCCTCGAGCTCGCGCTTGACGTCGGCGGCCTTCCGCTTGTCCTCGCGCCTAGCGGCCTCGGCGGCATCGACGGCCTggcccgtggcggcggcgcgctcgcgcTCCTCTAGGTCGGACACGGCCTTCCGCCGCTTgacgccggaggcggcggcgcgggcggccgcCTCGCGCCGGCCGCGAAGGCGTGCGTCGAACTGGCGGCGGAGGGACTCGTCCCGGAGGAAGTTGTAGGAGCTCGCGAGGCGCTGGAAGTCGGCGGTGGCGTTGGGGTCGTCGGGGCGCTTGTCCGGGTGGCGCAGCCGCGACTGCGTCCGGTACGCCTTCTCGATCTGCTCGAGGGAGAGCCCCgcgccctcctcgccggaggGGAGGCAGAGCACCTCGTAgtggtcgacgtcgtcgtcctcctgcCCCATCGCCGCCATGGATTCCGCGAATTTGCGAGCCCCAACCCCAAGTCGGTTTGATTCCGCGGCTACGAATAGTTGGTGAAAGAGGGGTTCAATTCCACCGCACCTCCACCGAGACAAACGCGCCGCTCGCTAGTCCGACTCCCTGGTGCGTTCCACTTCCCTGGCCAAGCCGAATGGAATCCCACCCTCGTCGTGGCGTATTTCTCTCTGGGTCTCGAACCCTACCAATTTCCGGCCTACCAGACGATGTAGCTCAAAATTGCTTCGGTAAAATTGTTGGAATGCACTCAacggtagggatgaaaacggtaaAATCACATTTATCGTTtctgttttcatattttttgggAATCGAATTCGGAATTGAAAACCCCGGATATGAAAACGAAaccgaatattatcgaaaccgaaaacgaaccggcgcggATATgataacgaaaatttatcggaataaaaaactcCACAAACTGATAAATCTAATTCTCAAGTCTTAGTGGTCAGCAATTCACCATAAAACACAATCGTATAATTCTAATTGTAAAGTCTCAACGGTATATTACAAAACACAatctataaaataaattatctatatttaagaGTAATGCTGTTAATAAATCCcaatgcaagaaaaaaatatattcttatgtaatttcatatttgcataacaaatattctaaaaaaaattaatagccaaacaccatggtacgtattcactatttagtgcttaaaaaaagaatctaagGTATTTCAATCACAAAATTTCCAGAAATTCCGAGAAAACTTCCGAAAAGTTTCCAACGGATTCTGAGTTCCGACGAAATCTGCCCTTATCATATTCGATTTCGTTTCCGATAAAATACTTACGAATTCGTTTCCATTTCCGAAAAATTCTGGCCGGTAGATTCCGTTTTCAAAAATAGGTCCGAAATCCagaaagtttccgtaccgttttgtCGGAGCCCAAAACTAACAACTTGGATCCGACTgagattaatgtatcaatccctgaATCAGTAAAAattgatacatacaatataactgGTTCTTCATTTCATACGTTAAAGTCttacaatactaagggttttATTATAATAGGTACTCACCTAAGCTGATTAATATACAGCGGAAGTTtctatacattctgactagTGAGGTATAACCTTTAGGGATTTTCTAAATTATCGGGGTCTTCGTAGTAATAGTTAtaagggtcctcctcttgacccagatatgaaaaaggggttataagagcaaggatgagtattcacaatactcagcaaattatcatggaaatatgttatgcattgacatataatagggttctttgcaaaaagcgGTATTGGACAATCTGGAAAAGTTATAGCAgaatttataaaacatataaactttagatttctaaccagggtaccatatgagtcccggtactcaactccatgagtacagctattcgaatagtttcaaagatattctactACAGCAGacgtacgctttacccgcagtccacgacttgctgataatcatcggctttagtcatggcccagtattaagtCAATAACAATTATGGCAcatgttccatgaacttatatcctcatatgctctgaacgtaatgttaacagcagcaagaggagttctggcgttcccgaggtatttaaggggaactgatcgtatgacaccacgtcatctcgatcagggtttagaaatataccatatagtttatactcgagtatcacaaaccatttacctgtacatggtaatggttaaagttgccctttgcggctatagttgccttctgcgcgaggacttaaaaataagaaccactatacagaggtgccatattgctaattaacataatatctaggtctgtccccattctagaaactgtGGTCGTACCCGTTCattcgacataagtacctggtaaaaCTTATTTCGATTGAGAcaatactagccacccggaaatcatccAAATCTTACGtattgtcccaatctaagtatagggtattttaaccagattgtaagcaaaataagcaatactaaattatctgggtttctatgattaatttatgcatagaaaatagaatattgaatagaaggctataaataaataaataatttgtaaaatataggcttaaatgatcaacaggtatatggtaacttgccttgctcgatgtcctgagattgattgatattatctaGAGTGTCAGAggaatcctcaagacctagggttagacatataaaattcaaattcaaaaaggagtttaaataaaatgcaaaaatagcaaaaaaaaaaaaagggggcccAATAGATAGAggatgattttagaagaatattggtccaagtttcactgaaattggatctatattttaaaagatatgggcttctaaagtttgaaaattgAATAAAAGTGAAATGGTACTGTGTGTGGGTCCCAtctgtcagtctctctctctctcttctcttcttctacctccagccGTTCCCCATTTCAAGCCGGCGGTGCTAGGGTTGGCGATTGCGGCAGCGCTAGAGGGAGAAAGTggttgcggccgaggaggggagggagctagggatctccggcgacggcgagcggcggcggaggagttaATTTGATGCGTGGACGGCctagcggctagggcggcggtggtggcacgGTTAGGTTGTGATGGCGACCGGAGTGATGAGAGTTAGACATGGTTAGGGGAGGGGTTCTAGAGCATCTACGGGGTATCTAGAGGGATTCCGGCAGCTTGCCAACCTTTGGCAAGGTGCGGAACATAttgccgacgagcgcctccataggcggcggccgtgctcacGTCGGCAGCTCAGAGGGTGACATGATAGTGCAAAGGGATtgctaaaatggaatctaggtagTATGTAAATGGTTGAAACGGAAGAACTCACCGAGATCGGTTGAAACGACAGATTGCGGCCGGAAAAACTTCGCGGTGGCGAAGAACAGAgcagcgcgggggcggcggtgctcggcttgGTGCGGCGAGGTAAAACTCGACGCAGGGCTTTGGTTAGGGCTTAGTATACTAGAACATGGTATGATATAGGTGTTCTAAGGGTTATTTAGGGCGGAAGATGGATGGAGAGGGGTGGAGTCgatcgcgcacaaggtgttcgaccgacgggcgagggtggttgatgagatggattggtgaagcagagcttcggggttgtggggctatggttgttgatgatcgatgatggacagggaagggattggggtcctatttatagggctagGAGGAGCGGATGAGCTCGGGCACcgtcatcgccatggatgagctcgggATTTGGATGAGGCAAAGGTGGCAGAGGCTGAGAGAGGGCGGGCAAGATCGatttgagtggcgggaggccacgttCGAATACTTACCGGCGAAGGATTGACTTGACCGCGGTTGGAATCGGCTGGCGACGTGTTGGCGCCAATCCGagcgcgacgcgcggcggcggcgagggtgaaaaCGGCCGGCtcgggggtgaatggtttgaattgtgagaggggatACCACCGTCTATCTCCAATCCAACCGTGCGGCAAGAATTGGCGCGATTCACCCCGGGTAGAAGCGAAATCGCACTCGGTGGCGGCTTGGACGGGTGCGCACGGCGTCAAGCGGTGATTTCGTGCGGCGGTCGTCGTCCTGGCTTTGTCGTCGTCGAGATTGgtacggcggcggtgggctaaGGGCGTCGGACGGACGACGGCGCGCCAAGGCGGTCGGGCACGCGCGATCGATCCTGAGaccgacgcgcggcggctcaGCGCGCGGCAAGGTCGGCTGCCAGAGAGCGCGcgcgaaggggaggagaaggccaaCTAAACCACGGTTTTTGAGTGGGTTGTGGTCCCCTAGGACCAAACCTAGACTTTGCACAAGATTGGGTTGAAGGTGGGCTGCTCTAGTTGGGCTAGGCATTTTGTCGAGCAccttgagtgcaatgaacagtaaAAATCAGAATTTTTGAATATTTCCCTAGAAaagatttgaattcaaactAAGAGTTTGGAAAGGTTTCACTAGGGTTTAGAGTATAGCAAATCTCCACTAATATTGGGATAAGCTAAGGAAACAATCTATGGTTTGAATTTGAGAGAAATTGCTCAAATTCATTAGGGTTTAGAATAAAGGGAATAAGTTAGAGTAAATTGGTTGGGCTCTAATACTTGAaccaattttaaataaaaaaatcaaatagatttttgaaccaaacaaatttaatcaaaagccagcatgatgcggtcaaattttagtttaaaatttgaggatgttacacgttttcacccctactcaacggtactaacaaaattgtttttattattttataagccaaaattaaattttaaaacttaacgtcgaagttgatttttgtttttttatcgcattttattttacaacatttttttaagttgctACGGAGTACGGACATACTACTCgtgaatttatttttattgctaaTAAATAGTAATGATAAGCATAAACGAAATGTTGAGACTAACTTATTCTGCGTGCTTTACTCAGAATTGATCTTTTTATTATCTCGCAAGTGAAGTTCATATAGAAAATCATTTCCATCCCCCCTCGTGATGTGCAATAGTTGTTATTTACacaccaccatctcctccatATGTGTCCGAAATTCCTCGTTACGTTACGCAACGCCAGCATTACTGTGGCAGTCATACtgatacaacatataaaaatcCCTTCtgctcgtttttctttttttttgagaactccCATTTTGTTCGTTCGTCGTTTTTCAATGGTATGGAGTGCAACGTTAATACGGCAAAACATAAATCTACAGCTTCAAGACGAAGTGCTACATGAAACAAAAGAATATCTAGTAGCATGTATACTCGTCACTTCGTCAGTTGCAAATGCCGGAAAATTATTAGCAACGTGTGTTTAAGAGAAAATGTTAATGTTCACATAGCGTCATTTAGCGCCGCATTTCCCGTGGCAGCGTACAACTGCAAGTGTAGTAGCTCACAAAATTTCTGAGTTCTTCGCGGATATCTCAGAAGGTTATTTGAAAGGTATTCCTAAAAAATGGGGTTGCGCTAATCAAGCTGTTTACAACAATTACGATTCGCCTCATCGCAATCATCTTGAGCGTTCATCCTACTGCTCGGCGATCTTTCTGATGACATACGGTAAAATGCCACCATTGTCGTAGTACGCAAGCTCCACCTGGACAAATAATTAACAAATTCATCAACATCGGCAACATACACAATCAGCACCCAACACTCGAATGAAATCATTGATGACGAATGATCATACCTCAGTGTCAAATCGAAGTGTGCAAGTGAAGGACTTCCCATTATCAGTCGTCACAGTAACATCTTGCCCAGGCTTGATGTCACTTACATTGGCCGGGAGGTGAACCGTGAAACGCTCATGGCCAGTCAATCCAAGGGTGTCGGCGTCCTCCCCTGACTTGAAGCATAGAGGAATGATACCCATACCAGCAAGGTTGCTGCGGTGAATCCTTTCAAAGCTCTTAGCAATCACAGCCTTGACTCCCTGTATCACCAAATCGAAGTACACCCATTAGTAAGAAATTAATGGCCTTTGCTGAAGAAATTGTGATGGAATCGAAGTTACCTGTAGCATTGGACCCTTCGCAGCCCAATCCCGAGAGCTTCCACTACCGTACTCAGCACCAGCCAGGATAATAGTGTCATGTCCTTCATTCTTGTATTTCTGTGGTAAGAACATAAAAATGGATAAGTAAATTTCAGAATGCATTAGTacaatatatatttgcataaatgaaATGTAAATTTGGATTTTAAGTGCAAGTATATTACCGTAGCAGCGTCGAAAACAGAGAGCTTCTCCCCTGATGGAATATGGATGGTTTTTGGGCCAACCTCACCCTTCAAGAACTTGTTCACAAGGCGAATGTTGGCAAAAGTTCCCCTAGCCATGATCTCATCATTTCCTCGCCGACTGCCATATGAGTTGAAGTCCTTCCTTTCAACACCACGCTCCTTCAGATATCTAGCAGCAGGGCTGTCAGGGTGAATACTTCCGGCAGGTGAGATGTGATCAGTTGTGATACTGTCACCAAAGTTCAGGAGACAGTAAGCATCCTTCACAGGCCGTGGGCCAGGAGGGGACATTGTCATATCCTTGAAATAAGGAGGCTCATGGATGTAAGTAGATGTCGGGTCCCATGGGTAGAGAGTGCTTGCTGATACAGACAGCTCATTCCACATAGGATTTCCTTTGGTTATTGCCTCGTATGTGCTCTTAAACATGTCAGGTAGCACACTTGATTTAACAACCTACCAAAATTAAAAGCACCAGCATGAAGCACTTATGGAATCCACTATGTTTTCAATAGGCAAGTATAGATTTATATGAAAAAAGGGAAGCGGACAAAACTGCAGTGCTAACCTCAGCAATCTCTTCAGTGGAAGGCCAGATGTCCCTGAAGTAAACCTCCTTCCCATCTTTCGAGATGCCAATTGGTTCTTTCTCAAAATCAATATTGACCTGTGGCATATCTGGCAGTTTAGAAAATGGGCAGAACTTTTGACATGCAGTCATTGATGTATAAAAAGCTAGCTTACATATTACCAATCACATCTTTGATTTGATTCTTGAGTATATTGCTATAATAGTACAGTAATTTAACTGTTTAGTTTGAAATTACAGGCATATGTCAAACAAAATCTGTTATCTTACCGTGCCAGCAAGGGCATAGGCCACAACCAATGGAGGAGAGGCAAGATAATTTGCTCTGGTTAATGCGTGCACACGCCCTTCAAAATTTCTGTTTCCAGATAACACGGCAGCAGCGACAATATCTAAAAAGTAAGAGAGAAAAGTAAGTAGCGAGCTTCTCAACTTTACACACTTTCTTAGCTAATGATGTCAAACTCACCGTTGTCAGAAATTGCAGCAGATACTGTTTCATCAAGTTCTCCAGAATTTCCTATGCAGGTTGTGCAACCATAGCCTACAATATGGAAGCCAAGCTGGTCTAGATATTTCTGCAGACCACTGCAAGGAAATACAAAGTGAGAATAACTAAGGCTGACAAAAAcaagaaattttgaattcaaggAACAATCACCTACCTCTTGTCCAAGTACTTCTTcacaactccagaaccaggTGCAAGACTTGTCTTAATCCATGGCTTGACCtgatgataaaaataaatattaaagtaGTACTTGCATTTTTCAGAACTCAGGAAGAACAAAATAACTCACTGCAATTACATTTCATTGACAATAACAGGAAAATGGAATAGGATGATAAGGGACAATGATTGATCCATCTCAATAGGAATACAATATATCGAGCATAAATGAACTGAtagagatgattttttttgtttatttaaaaCACATATGCATACTTGAGATAAATTAAACAAGGATGTCAAGCTGGAAACAAGGTAAAGGGCTTCACCTCAAGGCCTAATTCACAAGCCTTTTTGGCAACTAAAGCAGCTCCCAGCATTACATTAGGATTTGATGTGTTGGTGCAACTGGTTATAGCAGCAATTACAACATCACCATGCTTTAGCTTTGCTGGTGTCCCATGGAAAGAGAACTCAGCAACTTTACCCTGTGATTCTTTGGGGACAGCAAAACCCTGCAAAATGATCGTAGTGAGGATAGGATGAAAATGGAAAAGATAACAGGACAATGTATAAACCAGAGATGTATTCTGTGCAATATCAGAACATAGAAATATGGGGCCCCATTTTGTTCATCTttcactaaaaaataatttgtttatCATAATGTATGAATATATCCCAAATGTGATCCAAGATTAAGCAACTTAAATGAGGATTTGGAATGCCATTTAATATCAGCAAATAAACAACAAAAGTCAGAACATCACAACAACACCAGTTGAAGAGTTATGTAGTTATCTGTACAGTAGATCTTTACCTTGAAGCCTACATCATTATCCAAGCAAGACAGCCAATCTGATTTCATGTTcttcaaagtcactcggtcatGAGGCCTGTGCAGTGGGTCCTTCAGTTTATAACTGAATGTGGCTAAACATGTGCCAAGATTATGAATTAATCAAGTACATTACCGTTTTGGTCCAGACAAGCATGGCTCTACCTCCTCCAAGTTAAGTTCCAGATAAGATGAGTACACTCTTTCAGCTTCAGGCTACATTAAGAAAAAGGGCatcaataaagaaaaaaagtatttgCCAAATAATATGCTCTTCAgatataatatgaaaatcaCCTGGTTGTAGTCGACGAACATCTTATTGGCACGCAGGTAAGACTCTATCATGGCCACCTAAATTCACAAATATATTAGAACTATACAAGTACACTTAGGATCAAATCCAATAAGATAACTGCCTATAACTTACAGTGTCATCACTTCTGCCAGTTAGCTTCAAGTAGTCCAATGTCTTTCCATCAACTGGGAAGAAACCCATAGTTGCACCATATTCTGGTGACATGTTTGCAATTGTAGCCCTATCAGCCAGTGATAATTCACTCATGCCTCCCCCTGGAATTGAGAACTAGCATTAGACTTGCTATCAAAAGAAAGAGACATGTATTAAAGATATGCAAGGCGAATACCGTAAAATTCAACAAATTTTCCGACAACGCCATGTTTCCTAAGCATTTGAGTTACTGTTAGAACCAAATCTGTAGCAGTAACACCGTTCCTCAGCTTCCCTGTTAACTTGAAGCCCACAACTCCTGGCAATACCATGCTCATTGGCTGCAGAAAGTAGCGCATTTAGAACAGAAAATAGGCATAAGTGGGCAATCAAATGGACAGAAGCAGCCACCCCCCAAGGTTCAAGCTTATTTACATACTGTTGGGGTTTTGGTGCATGACATGTTGATGCAGGCATACGTTAAAATTTACAATCAAAGAATAAGAATTTGGTGAGCCATGACCAAACACAAAACGTGTGGCAAGCTGAATGTGTGTTGTGTGATAAAGAGGTAGAAGTCGAATAAACCCAACCacccttttcttttgttatgCTAAAGAGAAAAATAGCATCCTGATACAAACTCTGTAATTCATTGCAACCATAGTATCAGAGATGAAAATTTATTAgccatagaattttttttcacctgGCCAAGCATTGCAGCTTCTGCCTCTATACCACCAACTCCCCATCCAGCAACACCAAGACCATCTATCATAGTTGTGTGGGAGTCTGTTCCAACAACACTATCAGGGTAAAGGATCCCACCATTGTTAAACACAACTCTGGCCAGATATTCAAGGTTaacctaacaaaaaaaaacatgtggttAGTGTTTACTGTGGTTATATAACAAAGGTGAAATATTTGAGAAAAATATCAGAATGATTGTTTCTTGATATACCTGATGCACAATTCCAGATCCAGGTGGAACAACAAGCATGTTACGGAAAGCAGTTGAACCCCATTTCAAAAATCCAAACCTCTCCTTGTTACGATGGAACTCTAGCTCCATATTTGCCTGAACAGCATTTTCTGATCTTGCCACATCAACTTGTACTGAATGATCAATAACAAGATCTACAGGTACCTGCAAACGAAATAAATGGAGAAAGGCACATCCAGTAATGTCAGCAAAAGCACAAGCACCATTTTCCAATTTATACCACATATGCATGTAGCCCAATGTAATCCGTATATACAGATAGCTACATGTAAGGAGATGATCAGAACCGTGCTTAAATACACAGCTTAATAGAGCAGGAAAGGTCCAAAGTAGGGTATCAACTAACAATAAATGAAACAAGCTTGGTTATTGTAAATCACGTATCAAGGGTAACATACCGATGGGTGATGGATAAGTTGCACAATGAGAGGGTAGTAATTTTGTAATTGTATGCATTTGACTATGGACTCACCAGAGGATTAATTTTGTTTGGGTCACTGCCAAGTTTGCTCATAGCATCCCTCATGCACGCAAGATCAACCACTGCTGGAACACCAGTGAAATCCTGTAATGTGTAAATCAGGTAAAAGGTTAGCTGGCTGAGTCATCATCAAGGTAGCTTCAACAACTCAGTTACAACAACTGAGAAAGCAGAACACATTTGCATCGACACATCATCAGAAAATGTGACATCAGATATAAATAATAAGCAATATATCCAGCTATCACTAGCCACATGCCAGACTAAAATAGAATGATTGACTTTCATTGTTGTCTAGAATAAGAATATAATATGGAGATGCAGGTAATTTTGTACAGCCACCAGCACCTTCTGCCTTGTTGTTTCCATATCTATCATTAAACAACATTACATACAGTAGCAATCATAGATCAGAAAAACGAACAAAAGATAAGCCATGTGCAACTCCACTTCCTTGAAAGGATAGGTTCGTAAGAAAGTGGGAACTACAGTTCCAATATTCCTGTCATCAAAGGCTATTGACTGAAACTTTTCCAGCTCACAATTATTCTATCAACAGCAATCGAACAAAGTAGATCAAAATGCATGAGACGGTGCCAGGATTAGTACCTGGAGGAGGACACGGGCTGGCTTAAATGGGATTTCGACTTGCTTTGGTGCGCTGTTCTCCCAGTCCAGGATTTTCTCAACGTCCTTCCCGGTGACCTGGAACTCATCACAGTTTCTGATAGCCGACTCGAGAAGAATCCTTATCGAGTAAGGGAGTCGCTCTgatcaaaaccaccaaa from Oryza glaberrima chromosome 3, OglaRS2, whole genome shotgun sequence carries:
- the LOC127767666 gene encoding pre-mRNA-splicing factor cwf23; the protein is MAAMGQEDDDVDHYEVLCLPSGEEGAGLSLEQIEKAYRTQSRLRHPDKRPDDPNATADFQRLASSYNFLRDESLRRQFDARLRGRREAAARAAASGVKRRKAVSDLEERERAAATGQAVDAAEAARREDKRKAADVKRELEEFFAAKQSASSSTPPASAPGAPQDAPKTDKGKILKVSWEGGADYYNAAKLEEIFKQFGGVEDVVIKTRKSRSRGSAIVVMASKEAALSALQNHSVYNVFSVPLIVAPVQESGGVPTRSTHTPETRPSNLGGTGFNDLEASVFRKLQEAQKRKQNG
- the LOC127766855 gene encoding aconitate hydratase, cytoplasmic-like, which translates into the protein MPPLTSALLSRSSSTRIPAAAAAAAAISNPAGAAASSSSPSPPPPSSRPRPASPFASGLAGRIFGGRRAAARSSSSAAAVFERRFASAAAKNSYDEILTGLAKPGGGAEFGKYYSLPALSDPRIERLPYSIRILLESAIRNCDEFQVTGKDVEKILDWENSAPKQVEIPFKPARVLLQDFTGVPAVVDLACMRDAMSKLGSDPNKINPLVPVDLVIDHSVQVDVARSENAVQANMELEFHRNKERFGFLKWGSTAFRNMLVVPPGSGIVHQVNLEYLARVVFNNGGILYPDSVVGTDSHTTMIDGLGVAGWGVGGIEAEAAMLGQPMSMVLPGVVGFKLTGKLRNGVTATDLVLTVTQMLRKHGVVGKFVEFYGGGMSELSLADRATIANMSPEYGATMGFFPVDGKTLDYLKLTGRSDDTVAMIESYLRANKMFVDYNQPEAERVYSSYLELNLEEVEPCLSGPKRPHDRVTLKNMKSDWLSCLDNDVGFKGFAVPKESQGKVAEFSFHGTPAKLKHGDVVIAAITSCTNTSNPNVMLGAALVAKKACELGLEVKPWIKTSLAPGSGVVKKYLDKSGLQKYLDQLGFHIVGYGCTTCIGNSGELDETVSAAISDNDIVAAAVLSGNRNFEGRVHALTRANYLASPPLVVAYALAGTVNIDFEKEPIGISKDGKEVYFRDIWPSTEEIAEVVKSSVLPDMFKSTYEAITKGNPMWNELSVSASTLYPWDPTSTYIHEPPYFKDMTMSPPGPRPVKDAYCLLNFGDSITTDHISPAGSIHPDSPAARYLKERGVERKDFNSYGSRRGNDEIMARGTFANIRLVNKFLKGEVGPKTIHIPSGEKLSVFDAATKYKNEGHDTIILAGAEYGSGSSRDWAAKGPMLQGVKAVIAKSFERIHRSNLAGMGIIPLCFKSGEDADTLGLTGHERFTVHLPANVSDIKPGQDVTVTTDNGKSFTCTLRFDTEVELAYYDNGGILPYVIRKIAEQ